From the Hyalangium gracile genome, one window contains:
- a CDS encoding YkvA family protein, giving the protein MNASGLRGMGSRFFRYLSDGRVPLWKKLAGLLAVLYFLSPVDALPDFIPVLGWLDDLGVLSAAAWWMARQVQQYRPEARWDGVPRDMDGRPRLPPLHDPI; this is encoded by the coding sequence ATGAATGCTTCGGGTCTTCGTGGAATGGGGTCCCGGTTCTTCCGGTACCTGAGTGACGGTCGTGTCCCGCTGTGGAAGAAGCTCGCCGGGCTGCTGGCGGTGCTCTACTTCCTGTCTCCGGTGGATGCGCTGCCGGATTTCATTCCCGTGCTGGGCTGGCTGGACGATCTGGGCGTCCTGTCCGCCGCGGCCTGGTGGATGGCGCGGCAGGTCCAGCAGTACCGCCCGGAGGCCCGCTGGGACGGGGTGCCCCGGGACATGGACGGGCGCCCGCGCCTGCCTCCGCTGCACGACCCCATCTGA
- a CDS encoding CHAD domain-containing protein has translation MASASKKLARMPAVKGARKLMLQHLEEAEAAVERLPRPDDPEALHDLRVALRHLRTYLAAYRKLFADTVSDKSLETLRELTQLTGPARDAEVQAQWLAEHSRSRRATTSPATHLRTRLTQHHEELLLDIRERFARDFPRLAARLRRQLKRAKASGRRTFGKDTAKRVVRQGHRLRERLDRIEGMADVEGAHASRITAKRVRYLLEPFGKLDGVHDTIQRLKELQDAFGELHDLHVMLETMSDVPESAHASRKRRAGSELAALASTARRRMTRLYAQSEQRWRGAEGAELDEALAQAASTLRKAGR, from the coding sequence GTGGCATCAGCCTCCAAGAAGCTCGCGCGCATGCCCGCCGTGAAGGGGGCACGGAAGCTCATGCTCCAGCACCTGGAAGAGGCCGAAGCCGCCGTCGAGCGCCTGCCTCGCCCCGATGACCCGGAGGCGCTGCATGATCTCCGCGTCGCCCTGCGCCACCTGCGCACGTACCTCGCCGCCTACCGCAAGCTCTTCGCGGACACCGTGTCCGACAAGAGCCTCGAGACCCTGCGCGAGCTCACCCAGCTCACCGGCCCCGCCCGCGACGCCGAGGTCCAGGCGCAGTGGCTCGCCGAGCACTCTCGGAGCCGCCGCGCCACGACAAGCCCCGCCACGCACCTGCGCACCCGCCTCACCCAGCACCACGAGGAGCTGCTGCTCGACATCCGCGAGCGCTTCGCCCGCGACTTCCCCCGGCTCGCCGCGCGCCTGCGCCGGCAACTGAAGCGCGCCAAGGCCAGCGGTCGGCGCACCTTCGGGAAGGACACCGCGAAGCGGGTGGTGCGCCAGGGCCACCGCCTCCGAGAACGCCTGGACCGCATCGAAGGCATGGCCGACGTCGAGGGCGCGCATGCCTCCCGCATCACCGCCAAGCGCGTGCGCTACCTGCTGGAGCCCTTCGGCAAGCTGGACGGCGTGCACGACACCATCCAGCGCCTCAAGGAACTCCAGGATGCCTTCGGCGAGCTGCACGATCTCCACGTGATGCTCGAGACGATGTCCGACGTGCCCGAGAGCGCTCACGCCTCCAGGAAGCGCCGCGCGGGCTCGGAGCTGGCCGCGCTCGCCTCGACCGCGCGCCGACGGATGACCCGGCTCTACGCTCAGTCCGAGCAGCGCTGGCGCGGAGCAGAAGGTGCCGAGCTCGACGAGGCCCTCGCCCAGGCCGCCTCCACCCTCCGGAAGGCAGGGCGTTGA
- a CDS encoding sensor histidine kinase: MGQSSRQGMGSGQGPGDDALVVQLEVAEARLRIVLGLTDGVVFEFDAEGRYVGIWTQSDLLLTLPREQALGRTLMEVHGPQVGAFFMERLRQTLETGQPLRFEYSLEVAGGHRWFSAESMRVPHRTTVAFLVRDITQHKAMEQRLIQADRLAALGTLAAGVAHEVNNPLSYVSSNLNFISENLTAVKRAMSGVDGPLDVTFVERLLGECAEALAEAREGTTRIRHVVGDLKTFAQVETEEGLADVKRALESSLSLVTPELRHRARINRHLEDVPPVRGNESRLGQVFLNLLINAAQAIDSGAPERNQVDVHLRGEGRWVVIEIQDTGHGIPPDLLKLIFDPFFSTRPVGIGTGLGLSICHGIVTALGGEISVESTVGRGTCFRVRLPVGDEDAVSAGTAPM; this comes from the coding sequence ATGGGACAGTCCAGCCGCCAGGGGATGGGGTCGGGGCAGGGGCCAGGGGATGACGCGCTGGTCGTCCAGTTGGAGGTCGCCGAGGCGCGGCTCCGCATCGTCCTGGGGCTCACGGACGGCGTCGTCTTCGAGTTCGACGCGGAGGGCCGCTACGTCGGCATCTGGACGCAGTCGGATCTGCTGCTGACGCTGCCTCGGGAGCAGGCCCTGGGGCGCACGCTCATGGAGGTGCACGGTCCCCAGGTGGGAGCGTTCTTCATGGAGCGGCTCCGGCAGACGCTGGAGACGGGCCAGCCGCTGCGCTTCGAGTACAGCCTGGAGGTGGCGGGCGGGCACCGCTGGTTCAGCGCGGAGTCCATGCGGGTGCCTCACCGCACCACGGTGGCCTTCCTGGTGCGGGACATCACCCAGCACAAGGCGATGGAGCAGCGGCTGATCCAGGCCGACCGGCTGGCGGCGCTGGGCACGCTGGCGGCGGGGGTGGCGCACGAGGTGAACAACCCCCTGAGCTACGTCTCGTCGAACCTGAACTTCATCTCGGAGAACCTGACGGCGGTGAAGCGGGCCATGAGCGGCGTGGATGGGCCGCTCGATGTGACGTTCGTGGAGCGGCTGCTGGGAGAGTGCGCCGAGGCGCTCGCGGAGGCGCGAGAGGGCACCACCCGCATCCGCCACGTGGTGGGCGACCTGAAGACGTTCGCGCAGGTGGAGACGGAGGAGGGGCTCGCGGACGTGAAGCGGGCGCTCGAGTCGTCCCTCAGCCTGGTCACTCCGGAGCTGCGGCACCGGGCCCGGATCAACCGGCACCTGGAGGATGTGCCTCCCGTGCGGGGCAACGAGTCCCGGCTGGGACAGGTGTTCCTCAACCTGCTGATCAACGCGGCGCAGGCCATCGACTCGGGCGCTCCGGAGCGGAACCAGGTGGACGTGCACCTGCGCGGCGAGGGCCGGTGGGTGGTGATCGAGATTCAGGACACCGGGCATGGCATCCCGCCGGATCTCCTGAAGCTCATCTTCGATCCGTTCTTCTCGACCCGGCCGGTGGGGATTGGCACCGGGCTGGGGCTCTCCATCTGCCACGGCATCGTCACCGCGCTGGGCGGGGAGATCTCGGTGGAGAGCACCGTGGGGCGAGGGACGTGCTTCCGCGTGCGGCTGCCGGTGGGCGACGAGGACGCGGTGTCGGCTGGCACCGCGCCGATGTAG